The DNA segment acggggccttacacgcGGCcgcccccacttaagatcattcatcctagaatgaggatcaaggttcactcatTAGTAATCCTTATGCAACTTCAGCTTTTTCACATTATGAAACATATCAATAGCCctaaatttggctaactccctaaattttcaaaaattttgccagagtttcctttgtatctaggcatatccacctgttagagagcgccagaaacatatcctaacagcatatacacAATCCATAGACATGACATAACTTGTAACGACACCAACCATGGCTGTAGGGGCAACATATAACCAAAACAGAACAGTTTTATatagaccaaatcaaaggatacagagttcataggaaccaaatttataaaagctattacatggctatacaaataaatgtgggtacttctttttcatATCTTCCTCGGCTTTCCAAGTGGCTTCTTCAACCTGCTggtttcgccataacactttcacggaggcaatttctttatttctcaacttCCGGACCTGcctgtcaagaatggcaactggaatttcttcatatgacagttcttcattaacctcaatggtttcaactggcacaatagtggacggatctcccactaccttcttcaatatagacacatggaagactgggTGTCAATGACATCTTGGGTGGTAGCTCAAGCTTATATGCCACCTGAccgatcctctgaatgattctataCGGTCtgacatacctcggactcaattttcctttctttccaaaccgcatgatacccttcatggaggaaacttcaaaaatacccaataatcttctttgaactccaaatctctgcgacgaacGTCTGAATTAGACTTTTGGTGACTCTGAGAAGTTTTCAACCTTTCCTTAATAattttgactttctccatggcctgatgtacaaggtccggccctatcaattcagcttctccaaccttgaactacccaatgggagacctacatctttTACCACACAATGCCTCGAATGttccatctggatactagcatggaagctgttgttataagcaaattctatgagtggcaaatggtcatcccagctacctttcaAATTAAGagcacaagcacgcaacatgtcctcaagcgttTGAATAGGTCGCTCCACTTgcccgtcggtctgaggatgaaaagttgtactaagatttacctgcgtacccaaaccttgctgaaatttcttcaaAAAGTTGgtcgtgaactgagcccctcgatctgaaatgattgatactggagtgccatgcaacctgactatttctttgatatacaactgagcatattgttccgctgtgtcggtagatttaactagCAAGAAGTGTGCTAATTTCGTGAGTTGatccacgattacccaaattgagtcaaacttacGCGGAGTGCgcggtaaccctaccacaaaatacatgttgatcatttcccatttccacattagaatttctatgctttgagccaatccatcaggcctttggtgttcggccttcacttgttgacaattcagaaattttgccacaaagtctgccacatcccttttcatgttgctccaccaataaacttccttaAGATcgtgatacatttttgtagaacctgggtgtaTGGAATACCTAGAATTGTGAGCTTCGGCCATGATCCTCTCCCGAAGGCCGTCAATATCTGGAACACATAGGCTgccttggtaccgtagggtaccatcatccatgccaaaggaaaaagctaCGGTCGTGTACTTGTAAATCTCCTCCTTCAGCTGAGCTAACAATGGATCATTAAATTGCTTCTCCTTCACCTCtgccacaagcgatgattcagtCCTATTCTACACAATCACTCttccttcattagagtccgcaaggcggactcccaaactagccaattAGTGAACCTCTCGGGCCAACGCCCTTAGATATgtctccaaatgagccaaacttcccatagatttcCGGCTATGAGCATCCGCCACAATATTGGCTTTTCcggggtgatagagaatatcgatatcataatccttgagcaactctaaccatcttctttgtctgatgttcaactccttttgtttgaaaatatattaaaggctattgtggtccgtaaatacatccacatggaccctaTAAAAATAATGTTgccaaatctttagtgcaaacACCACTACTGCAAGCTCTAAGTTGtgtgttggatagttcttttcatgattcttgagttgcctagaagtgTAAGTTATAACCTTGTCATGTTGCATTAGcacacacccaagcccgatccttgaagcatcgcaatacaccatAAATCTCTCTATACACTCTGGCAGGGTTAATACCGGTgttgtagtcaatcttgatttcaattcctggaaactcctttcacaagcatcggaccactggaacttaactgctttctatGTCAacttagtcaatggagaggcaagagtagaaaatccctctacaaatcttctgtagtacccagccaaacctaagaaattgtgaatctctgttggagtggtaggtctaggccaattcctTACTactgcaatcttttgaggatcaatcATAATCCCTTCCCTggagacgacatgacccaagaacgtgacagattcaagccaaaattcacatttcaaaAATTTTGCATACAGTTGGTGATGTTGAAGATTCTGCAGAATTTCCCTGAGGTGGTCAGCATTGTCCTCCCGACTTTGGGAATACACAAGAATgtcgtcaatgaacactatcacaaaagagtctagaaaaggcttaaagactcgattcataagatccatgaaagctgccagggcattttttagcccaaaagacatcaccagaaattcaaagtgcccataccgagtcctgaaagctatttttagaatatcctgctcccttatcttcaattgatgatacccggaccgcaagtcaatttttgagaaacacgtagcaccttgcaattgatcaaacaagtcatatatcCACATATATCAAGGATAGCATATTGTGCACATTGAAACACACCTTCCACATATAGTCTTGCAACACCAATTCACTTGAAATAATAAGCACAacatctatttggtcctagaaggaccttccccagattcgacatccttggctctgtcgaacagcttccccaatTCGTGAAGTCTCAACAATAGGTATGCTCTGGCTAAATGTCCACCTTCAATCCCTTTAGCCTTTTGAcagtcttcaacccttttgagaaattttccagctagttctactatgcctcactccaagtatcctagcctttaGTTGGaactgatagccatgtctttccattcctcaatcagcttcttgttggactcttgtatctcgcggtgttcgctctcacattcacggatccttttgcttagttggttgtacttgacttgtgcCTCGTCCTTCTTATCTATAATTctatgacctcgaacaaaccctggctggcccagaccatcccaattgtcttccaaccaaccagaATAGAAAGGGGTACACCGGCATGATATTTGTCTGGCTCGATTGTGTCTTTCTccattacgatcttgcagtgccacatgtgctgggcttggcacttgtggggactatcatcattttggaagtctgcTCGAAGATGGCTTATCTTGTCGACCCTaggtatgacttgcttcctacctTCTTGCCTCATAACTtgaagagggacgtaagggtatgttcctcttagaccaatcagtatcaggaaaggtgcatctctggatcgggcgatgaactcctatgttggaaaccactcgaacatccattaaaCATATTCTTCAAtcagattatcaaagagctcaatccattctttggcattctcaggctgagcggACATGTCaaggatgtaattcattcgctttggatggtgtaaagcgatgtgatcatcccaggacattcgctgaatttcttgtcggtattcgcctttttggagatgttccatgagccaaagctgaagtagtagattgcagccttcgaagtgtatcgctcctcattgacacttctctaaggctcggtatatgtctgcaatgatcatgggtacaatgTTGAATGTCtacccaccaatcccctccattagggtcttagttaccatagccagcctagtatagattctccctttcttcattgaaaacacgatcagacccaggaagcaaaacatgaagacgaataccctacgatggatatgtcccaaggatgtgatggcaaactcgtcatggtaggtacggtatgatttgttgtgaccgtacctttcatacaggtagtcaaaagggatgtacgattcctttaggcataccaattaagcattcttcttcaaacccatcatttttaggaaacccttgcccgtgcggttctcaggcattagcaaacccggggtttcccatactagaccggccagtcctcatatctcctctagcaaaggtgttattttgatgtCTCTGAAGCGGAACAcgaccctttcacaatcccaaaataaggtagcagcttctattatcatgttgttaggctAGATATCCAAGAGGGATGGTATATTACCCAGATATTTTCTGACAAGggttttgtcactagaatgtaaatcttcccaccaacttagcaatcttgggtggatattggtgatcatgccgaatttggggacttcgtgcctcatatttctgcaagtcaaacaaggttaggcccttacccccaccagacttgactatttaacatcaacaattagcatgaagcatttagttctccaaataaatgcacagaacgtgatgatgtccgtttgggtttagggaaacccagtggacttttggacaaggctatcttaaaggatcattatgtggacaatataactgacccagctaggtttgaccatgatgcatgcgcaatttaaacagagtaaggtttctatggggttttagactggcacccttgagcggacaactcaagggggaaggcacggaactgtcgactacaccgctgatcgactagttttactgcaaataagcctttccgaattcatggggggtaatgatataggaagggcgcaaccactcatcaagcgttgcaatagtatttgtttggcacgagtggaatatgatgtggagcatgatttatgcagcaattaataacatataGACAAGTATTTTCACGTTGGAAAAATAAATatagcatttaaataattgaaaagacagttacaagaaaaggaaaacaaagagacaagtcagttttcagggtaataaagaaatcataaatgcttaaaaagaAACAgacaattaaattcaaataagagaggagggtacgggataaagcatgcttggactagtTTGTAAagacaagtttgttatggtaagagcctacaCAAATAtacccagtagagtcgccatgctgtcgcgccccctttttccctcctcacgtagagaggtccgggtttcgacattccatggggtgcaatgactcatttcctttttgggaattgggtatttcaagagtcgccacctaacggattatgatgcattagggcacctagagtgattaactcttgggttggtttgcattaccagagattagggtaagggcgcGAGATAacctcgagggaaggtgttaggcacccctcttggtccacaactgtgggtcccgaccaaacttatatttttacaaattagtccatacaaataattgaatcaaataggtacAGTACATTTGAACAAgtcaagtagtgaaataaaggttGAACAAATTATGAAGAAAAGATTTAAACAAGGAGAAGGTTAgggggtaaagaggggtcctatgTTGTTTATCCtgcaggatcaccccacgcaatgtccggtaaatactcctcaatgaggggctacacataatattagcgcgtagtcatcatatcccacgtCTACCCTTcacatccccttattggtcatgtaAAGCGAGTGTTAGTCATcgattcctattgcgtgctgctacccgtcccttcttaatagtcccggAGGGAATTAGGACCTCTtcctataggcagttctagacatacccctaataaaggcaaaattctaaggcgacagtcaaagaAAAGCAATTTAAGACTTTCAAAGAAATGgagcaattaaaggctcataGTTTCCTCCGCAAACAAGCACGACTCAACTACAAATAAGGTCTTTAGCAATCAAAATCctaaagaaggatttctaaatgATTATGCAGGAATAAACCACTTTCAGATGAAGAAGTCACAACCTATTAGTTACCTAGGATCTCTTTTAAAAGCTCATTAGGATTCAGAAATGTTGAGTGACAAAAACAGCTTCAGAGCAgtgcaagttttgaaaatgccctaaggcttgcctacatGCACGATTGATACttatgttaatgcagaaacaagAAAGTTTTGAAATAATCCCTTTTAAACCTACATgcaggatatctaatgagattacaGCAGTTTTGAAAGgactaatttataaaaaaaagttATTGCCCGGTTTTGGGAAATAAATTAGGTGAGGTGCATTTGATCTATTAGGCTAATTCGAATTACTAGACAGAATTGCGAATTAGATCATGGTATCTAGGCATATTACTGTTTTTAGTCAACTTGCAGTAACATATGAAAGGCTTGTTGAATCGGAattacaccctataggcatggtatctacactTGAGTTGATTTAAAACATGATGACATGGAACCTAGAAACATGGTTTCTACATGACAAATGCAGGATTTAAGAACATGATTTGTATATGATGAAAGTGACATTAAAAGTGAggtccttataggcatggtttctattatgATGCAAATGAGATCGAAAGCGAAACCCTTCAGGCATGCTTCTACTATGAAAATGCAATCAGATTCAACATGAacagaaaccctataggcatgttctctagtgAGTGAGGCAAGTAGATTCGAAATTAAATCCTAATGCATGATTCCTACCCAAGTTACTCcataaagtatacatctacctACCCTTTCACTAAATGCCCCAAagatctgtttacaaattattacaagccaacaaatgaattacataagtgaaataaaaattaagaagttattctatagagAACCTGCAATTAGGCCATAGTTAcctaaagcctccaatggtctttcaatccttgtttccatagacaaattagagtctaggtgcatcaaagttccctaagggtctcaaggaccctgggtaatgcttacacctagacttaatagccaagcattgaaccagtgcactgtggaaatccagcctcagtatgccagagttccaaGAGTTCTCAaggggatcccaaggcagtacgcATACTAGAtggggcagaacttattaactaggagtagagtgaaagtgcaggacacataCTTGAAAGGAGTTTGTTAAAAAACTGGACTAAAAGGTCCATTTAGAAAGCAATTAGTAACAAAGATGGTTGAAAGAAGTTGGATTAGTAAAACAGAGTTCAAACACTTCAGGGTAAGACCATACACAGCAAGTGAATGAATTCGGTAATCACACATGGGGTTAagggggtttggggatacatataCATTAACTGTAGACACCTGACCCTAGCAGGAGTATTAGGACTGGTATGGACATGTTCAGAGATAGTTGGACACTggcataatcataaatcagtcaTGAACACATAGAGGAGGGACgggggatttgggattcacaaagtagtaagtgcacagtaggtaaaagaatacaattgtccaagcatgcttgaatcacacaaaGGGAATACATAAATTTAAAGGGAGGGGAATTATATCAGCATGCTTAGATACAgacttcacaacaaaaccacaagtaaaagcaggccagaaataaaagaaactgaaacaggaatagaaacatgttgttgttgagacgttaatttaaactaggacataccagtgaagatagaggtaagaaaaatgaaagaaccaaggtttacagatgattagccttggcttgcagccggctgatAGTAGTAGAATAACACAGAGTTTTTTTAAGTAAGAGAGGGGTTTTTGAAAGCCAAGTCTtgtgtcttgttaatgaaagacttagggtatttatagctttgaaaataggtagaaaataaggtaacaagtaaaggtttagcacaattatggaagtaatcacaattagaatccaattaatataagtactcccctttaatcaaggaattacaacttaaacggataccaacagggataaccaaggaaagaaaatcagttgagaaagactggtttttaccatataaggggtagtaaaagtatagagcataCGATTGAGTCTAGTTACAAAATACACTAATtaaggaaaggattcagcaagaatgAAACACCACAGCAAATAAGGAAATgcaatcaatcaacttaaacagccgagtaaaattttagggttttataAGAAAATCTTGCAATCAAACCATAAATTAAAGAAGTCGGTATCAACaaaagggagtcatgattctgtacttcaacatataaataaagAAGAATGAACAGACATAGCAGACATGCAAGGTCAACCAAATCGtcagaaagaagcaagagatgagcAAACCAGAAGGACACAATCATACAGAAGTGACACGAGTACGCTAAGGACTCAGTAGAAAAAACccattcgaagcatggtaaccaacaaaaacttaacaaagtcaagtagtaatggctaacacacagaaccagagtgaagaaaccaatctaacACACAAAAACAGGTAAAGAAGATCAggccaacacacagaaacaagtaaagaaaatctttaagaaattagggctttttaatagagttgagttaaaaagcagtaagaacttagaatcggtcaagataaacaaagaaaaaggtttaatcataaagaaatcagtCGAAAACGGTATCGAAAGAACTCCGAAAACCCTAGTTTCTCAAAGGGAGTAAAAAATGGTTTAAAGTAGAAGATCTTTCAAAAGAAAGCTCGAGAATAAGCAATTCATAGAAGGAGATAggcttaaagcataaaaataacatagatctgagagattcagaagagagttagggtttcaaaaagaaAACCAAGTAAAAATTAAAGGAACCTATTGAAACTTCACCGATCGtgacatataaggtgtgattttgcccaaaatcacaccggagaccCATAAGTAACAGGAACAGAAACCCTATGTCCAAATCGACATGGCCTAGGacccttgagggccttagagatgatgagcagggTGATGAGAGACACATTGGAGGCTTGGGTTTGAAAGGGTGGTCGCCGGAGAAGGAGGCGGTGAAAATTGATTAGGGTTAGGTCGAGAGAGAAGAGAGACGAAAGCATCTGAGGACGGCGCCCTtagaaaagtgattagggttatgGGGTCTCtcagaattaaaaaggaaaggtcgAATGAGGGCAGTTGATCTAGGCCAGGATTTAGTATGGCTTGGGTCGGGTAGGCGTGTATAGGATCTGGGTCGGGTGGTTTGGGTGTGAAATTGGGCTGGAGAGgggtccaattttggctataattgaaagccaaatttggttgttatttaaatagccaatttcacctatttaatttataaaaaaataacaagcaatttctggaaaataaatttaaggtaccaaaatgatttgaaatacataattaacaattttaaaatatgaaatcatcaattttatgcatataaaacataattaaatcttaaaagggctaatattgcaattatgtgaaatttagctttaaaaatactaaatgtaattataaaaatatataaaaattaccttagccatattttggcataaatatagaaattaaatggaTGAATTATCAAAGcaataattttggaaacaattattgggaattttatggataaaaagggagaaaataagtcAATTTAATCCCTTAAAATTATgcgaaaaataataaaaaccttggaaatgattatatatgcatatatatgctattttgaaggtatttatgcatatttaaaatatataggaaaaaattgggtaacaacacgcggtccttactacccactagagcagccaataccgcatctagagcagaccttccaacaggccgacattatttatgggtcagatgaagaagaagaatttGCAGTAgtaaagaacttgtttctagaggacggTGATATGGACTATtgcgttattctcgaggaggagggggagaaaggcccttccatacaggctgggagtagaggggcacatctcaagaataggaccatcaggacaaccaaagcccgacgagcctcggggaagcaaggctaaaacaagcattactcATTGTTTTATTTGCTAAATGATTttattttcgcaataagatctttgaTGTTCAAAACCGTTactcaatttatcaaaagcatttttgatttttcttatgaattaatagttattgctatcgttttctctccttgctttaccaatacagcattactattacttgtcttgatgaaccaatgactgtgacatgcaatgagacaacgcaacaaatggacatggattcagaggaagatgacatacctgacgagattgtcaaagaagttgagaactttgaaaatagatctaagtccaacctggacgagaccgaaattgtcaacccgggagatgcagaaaacgtcaaggaaacacgaatcagcattcacctaccgccatcagagaagaaagaatacgcagaatttctaaaggagtatgaggatatattcgcctggtcgtatgatgacatgactggtctgagtaagtctattgtggctcacaaatttccaaccgatccaatgtgtccaccggtaaagcaaaatgtcagaaagttcaagcctgatatgagtttgaaaatcaaggaagaagtcaccaagtagatcaacgctaaggttctcagggtagtagaatacccgacatggttagccaatattttgccagtgccaaagaaggatgggaaggtcagagtctatgtcgactatcaagatctcaaccgggccagtccgaaagacgacttccctttgccaaatatacacatccagattgacaattgcgccaagcatgagctacagtcattcgtagattacttcgttggttatcatcagatctggatggataaggaagatgctgagaaaatggctttcattacgctgtggggagtgtactgttacaagatgatgtaattcggcctgaagaatgcagggggcACCTACATAaaggccatgactaccatcttccatgatatgatacacaaggaaatagaggtatatgtgtatgatgttattatcaaatccaaaaaggccactgaccacatagaagatctgaagaagttcttcaatagactgcggatatacaacctgaaactaaaccccacaaagtgcgcatttggggttcctgctgggaaattgcttgggtttattgtgagccgccgaggaatagaactggatccatcgaaagtcaaagccattcaagaattaccaccgccaaggaataagaaggatgtgatgagtttcttgggaaggcttaactacatcagccgattcatagcacagtctatagttatttgtgagccaatctttaagatgttaaagaaggacgctgccaccaaatggaccgatgactgccaaaaggccttcaacaaaatcaaggagtacatgtCCACACCACCaatcttagtcccgcccgagccaggtagacccttattactctacgttacagtgttagatggagctttcggctacgttctggggcagcatgatgaaatagtgaggaaggaacaagccatttattatctcaataagaagttcaccccgtacgaggctcggtattctctattggaacgcacctgttgtgctttgacttgggtagctcagaagctgagacattacttctgtgcctatactacatatctcatatcgagaatggattccttgaagtacatctttccaAAACCCATGCCCAcaagcaagctagccaagtggcaaatcctgttgagtgagttcgacattatttacgtaactcagaaagtagtcaagggacaggcactagcagaccaccttgTTGAAAAcccaaaggagttggcatagtagcagtcctaatatcaaaaaacggtcagcattatccggtgtctaccAAACTCAAGTTCCcttacaccaacaatatggccgggtataaagcctgcatcttaggactcaaaatggtcatttacatgaacgttcaagagctgctagtgattggagattcagacttacttatacatcaggtacgaggagaatggacaaccaagaactccaacatactctcgtatctgcatcatgtacaggaattgagaaagaggttcacgaagactctaattctagcatgttcccagaatccagaatgagttcgttgATGTTTTGGCTACCCTTTCATCTATTATACAGcatcccgacaagaatttcattaatCCCATTCCGGTGAAAACCCATAATCAGTCAGCTTACTGggcccatgttgaagaggaagcagacagaaagccttggtttcatgatatcaaggaatatttatcAAAAAAAGAGTACTCAGAGCTTGCGAATCCTAcccagaaacgcacacttcggagattgtccaacaacttctttcacagcgtaGGAATCCtatacaggaggactcccgatttaggattattaagatgtgtcgacacaaagaaagcatccaggctactagaagaaattcatgctgggacctgcggtccacatatgaacggttttgtcttagcaaagaagatactctgggctagttacttttggatgactatggaaacagactacatctagtatgtctggaaatgccaccgctgtcagatacatgcagacatgataaaggtacct comes from the Nicotiana sylvestris chromosome 4, ASM39365v2, whole genome shotgun sequence genome and includes:
- the LOC138889665 gene encoding uncharacterized protein; this translates as MEKVKIIKERLKTSQSHQKSNSDVRRRDLEFKEDYWVVGDPSTIVPVETIEVNEELSYEEIPVAILDRQVRKLRNKEIASVKVLWRNQQVEEATWKAEEDMKKKYPHLFV